Proteins found in one Vagococcus carniphilus genomic segment:
- a CDS encoding GNAT family N-acetyltransferase, which yields MNVRLSKINDFEKLNNIQKEVAERLKEKGSKQWNYILEGVEEPVLMSRIKQNEVIILEDNGEVVGLAYLYQEPIFWDKSLWHDDKQEGIYYLHKVAIGNTAKGKKYGNIFLKEIINWVRIQNGKAIRLDCKADISYLNQFYPSAGFDFVAVRKTGHFKELYSDFNLYSYNIS from the coding sequence ATGAATGTTCGATTAAGTAAAATAAATGATTTTGAAAAATTAAATAATATTCAAAAAGAAGTTGCTGAAAGATTAAAAGAGAAGGGTTCAAAACAATGGAATTATATTCTAGAAGGCGTTGAAGAACCAGTGTTGATGTCACGTATAAAACAAAATGAGGTAATTATTCTGGAAGATAACGGTGAAGTTGTTGGACTTGCATATCTTTATCAAGAACCTATTTTTTGGGATAAATCATTGTGGCATGATGATAAACAAGAAGGCATTTATTATCTTCATAAAGTAGCAATTGGAAATACTGCTAAAGGGAAAAAATATGGAAATATTTTTTTAAAAGAAATTATCAATTGGGTGAGAATTCAAAATGGTAAAGCTATTCGTTTAGATTGTAAGGCAGATATTTCTTATTTAAATCAGTTTTATCCAAGTGCAGGCTTTGATTTTGTAGCAGTCAGAAAGACAGGTCATTTCAAAGAGTTGTATTCGGATTTTAATCTGTATTCATACAACATTTCTTAA
- a CDS encoding HAD-IC family P-type ATPase — MDNKSKYPGLTSNEVANRKARGETNITTPPTTRNFKQIFAENSLTLFNFINLIIAGFIIYTGSYKNLLFLGVIVSNTFIGVYQEIRAKRNIDSLTILNQAKAWVIRNYEKIEIPQDEVVKDDLIMIRRGQQIIVDGVIVETEGLECDESQLTGESDPVEKMPGSEVFSGSFVVSGNAIMQATKVGSESYTYKLTQEAKETKGIYSELILMMKKLIRILTFIIIPVGALLMVTSIASGAHLDKAILGSTAAMIGMIPEGLVLITSVALAVGVIKLSQKKVLVQTMGSIETLARVDVLCLDKTGTLTSGQLKVVEQEVFEKGNLSLEEFEELVGAIVHGLDEDNATGQALMSAFNCPLKKIQPLKQIPFSSARKWSAISFEEMGSFYMGAPEYLFETFNEAQIAKMKEAMAHGLRIIAVAKSQTDIESNDLPNDLNLLGFIYLEDEIRPEAPQTLKYFREQEVDICIISGDHPETVAQIAKRAGVAHPDRKIDMSQVSDEDIPELIKEYRIFGRVSPEQKKRLVEALQKDGHVVGMTGDGVNDILALKKSDCSIVMSNGSDAAKGIADFVLLDSNFDSMVGVVLEGRKVINNIQRVASLYLTKTVYSMVLAALFIFLSSPYPFQPIQLSPISSLTVGIPSFFLALRPNTAPIKGKFLKNVFEPALASGFSVVFFTVMTEIVGNMLHWSYDEKSTVTVWLTGLICFIALHYIAKPITWQIRLLIGVLLSVFLLIFIFFESIFSLVNVFSFHLMVYYVPMMILAPFVFYGLKRVFHYLLNLNIKK, encoded by the coding sequence ATGGATAATAAAAGTAAATATCCTGGACTGACAAGTAATGAAGTTGCTAATAGAAAAGCAAGAGGGGAGACTAACATCACAACTCCTCCTACAACAAGAAATTTTAAACAAATTTTTGCTGAAAATAGTTTAACGCTATTTAACTTTATTAATTTAATAATTGCTGGTTTTATCATTTATACAGGCAGCTATAAAAATTTACTTTTTTTAGGTGTCATAGTTTCTAACACTTTTATTGGCGTTTATCAAGAAATTAGAGCGAAACGGAATATTGATTCATTGACTATTTTGAATCAAGCGAAAGCTTGGGTTATTAGAAACTACGAAAAAATAGAAATCCCTCAAGATGAAGTGGTTAAAGATGATTTAATTATGATTAGACGAGGTCAACAAATTATTGTAGATGGTGTTATTGTTGAGACAGAAGGTCTTGAGTGTGATGAGTCTCAATTAACAGGTGAATCCGATCCTGTTGAAAAAATGCCAGGTTCAGAAGTTTTTTCAGGTAGTTTTGTTGTGAGTGGTAATGCCATTATGCAAGCAACAAAAGTTGGTAGTGAAAGTTATACCTACAAATTAACTCAAGAAGCAAAAGAAACTAAAGGAATTTATAGTGAATTAATCCTAATGATGAAGAAATTAATTCGAATTTTAACCTTTATCATTATTCCAGTAGGGGCTCTTTTGATGGTAACAAGTATTGCAAGCGGTGCTCATTTAGATAAAGCAATTTTGGGAAGTACAGCAGCCATGATAGGAATGATTCCAGAAGGCTTGGTTTTAATAACTTCTGTCGCTTTAGCAGTTGGGGTTATTAAACTTAGTCAGAAGAAAGTACTTGTTCAAACGATGGGCTCGATTGAAACCCTAGCAAGAGTAGATGTTCTTTGTTTAGATAAAACAGGTACATTAACTAGTGGTCAATTAAAAGTAGTTGAACAAGAAGTTTTTGAAAAAGGTAATCTAAGTCTCGAAGAGTTTGAAGAACTTGTAGGAGCTATTGTTCATGGATTAGATGAAGATAATGCTACAGGTCAAGCGTTGATGAGTGCTTTTAATTGTCCTTTAAAAAAAATACAGCCCTTAAAGCAAATTCCGTTTTCTTCAGCAAGAAAATGGAGTGCTATCTCTTTTGAAGAAATGGGAAGTTTCTACATGGGAGCTCCAGAATATTTGTTTGAAACATTTAACGAAGCACAAATAGCTAAAATGAAAGAAGCAATGGCTCATGGCTTAAGAATTATTGCAGTTGCGAAGAGTCAGACAGATATCGAAAGTAACGATTTACCAAATGATTTAAATTTATTAGGTTTTATCTATTTAGAAGATGAAATTAGACCAGAGGCACCTCAAACATTGAAATATTTTAGGGAGCAAGAAGTTGATATATGTATTATCTCAGGAGACCACCCAGAAACGGTTGCCCAAATAGCTAAAAGAGCAGGAGTAGCCCATCCAGACAGAAAAATTGATATGAGCCAAGTGTCAGATGAAGATATTCCTGAATTAATTAAAGAATATCGAATTTTTGGTCGTGTATCTCCTGAACAAAAAAAACGTTTAGTCGAAGCTCTTCAAAAAGATGGACATGTAGTCGGAATGACAGGCGATGGAGTAAATGATATTCTGGCTTTGAAAAAATCAGATTGTAGTATTGTAATGTCAAATGGTAGTGATGCAGCCAAGGGAATTGCGGATTTTGTTTTACTTGATTCTAATTTTGATTCAATGGTTGGAGTGGTTCTTGAAGGAAGAAAAGTAATCAATAATATTCAGAGAGTTGCTTCTTTATATCTGACTAAAACCGTTTATTCAATGGTTTTGGCAGCTCTGTTTATCTTTTTATCATCCCCTTATCCCTTTCAACCTATTCAATTAAGTCCAATTAGTTCTTTAACTGTTGGTATCCCATCATTCTTTTTAGCTTTACGTCCTAATACAGCTCCTATAAAGGGAAAGTTTTTAAAAAATGTATTTGAACCGGCTCTTGCTAGTGGGTTTAGTGTTGTATTCTTTACTGTTATGACTGAAATAGTTGGTAATATGCTTCATTGGAGTTATGATGAAAAATCAACAGTAACAGTTTGGTTAACAGGTTTAATTTGTTTCATTGCTCTACACTACATAGCTAAACCAATTACTTGGCAGATTAGGTTATTAATAGGTGTATTACTTTCAGTATTTTTACTTATTTTTATTTTCTTTGAATCAATTTTTTCATTGGTCAATGTTTTTAGTTTCCATTTAATGGTTTATTATGTGCCAATGATGATTTTAGCACCATTTGTATTTTATGGTTTGAAGAGAGTATTTCATTATTTACTTAATTTAAACATTAAGAAATAA